The sequence GCGCTGGCCGTGGGCATTAAGGGTTGTATCTTCACCGCCCAGCGCGCGGCAGTGGAGATGAACAAGCGGGGTGGTGGTGCCATTATAAATATGTCGAGTTTCTATGCGCATACCCCCGTCAAGGAGCGTGTTATTTACGTCGCTGTAAAGGGGGCCATCGAGGGTTTAACCCGATCGCTTGCCGTCGAACTCGCTGAATTCGGCATACGGGTAAATGCGGTGGCGCCGGGCCCCATCCTAACTGAACGGCGTAGGTCCCAAGGCCAC comes from Nitrospinaceae bacterium and encodes:
- a CDS encoding SDR family oxidoreductase, coding for ALAVGIKGCIFTAQRAAVEMNKRGGGAIINMSSFYAHTPVKERVIYVAVKGAIEGLTRSLAVELAEFGIRVNAVAPGPILTERRRSQGHGQAGNLEERYRKMPMARFGEVDEVIEAILFLVTPRSSYMTGQTIVIDGGITIV